The Hevea brasiliensis isolate MT/VB/25A 57/8 chromosome 9, ASM3005281v1, whole genome shotgun sequence nucleotide sequence ACCGACTCAGAGTCAAGAATTAGTTATACAAAGGCAGTTGGCGTTTGCACGCGACATATGGAAAGGCAAAGGTGTACATTATCCGAatataattgaataattaaattcaattaacaaaatttaattatttagataaaaataaatttaatttaatttttaattaataataattaaaattttttatttttaattatcaatttagttattattaatttaataagtgaattaattgaaataattaaaatttaattaattaatatattaattataattttattaatactatattatttataattattattttaatgattttataataatatttaacttataattattattttattaatattaaattatatttattaatttatataaaaaactaatataaatatatttttactaatattttactaaataattaataatataaattatatattttttaattaatttagataaCCGATCAAATATTTTTAGTttctgttgattttaattttttttcaatttcaattcaattcgATTAATATTTTTAACCTCGATTAATAATTCAATCAGTTAAAaatttaatcatatttaattcgattaactaaatgttttattcTTGTAGAAAGGAGAGTgagaaaaaagagaaagagagaagtttTCTTTAGTTCGTAATCCTAGAGACGACAGGACTCGAGAAAGAGAGAATAAAaaaagatttatttatttatttttataaaatacaaGAGTGGAAGACtaaagaattaaatataaatttgataagtgagtattatatttttaatgaCTGAATTAAATCAGAAAAAACGAGGATAAAGATATTATCAAGAGAGaaaacataattttttaaaaaatagggtattatttaaaaaaaattaaagaaataagaaataaaaaaagctAGTAGAAAAAGAAACAAAATTTGTTTTAGTGTTCTCTTTCAAGTTGTATGTCTGATGAGATATCAACATAAGGCTTCAATGCATTAGGGATTTTCTGAAACATCAATGAGAATCTACAAGCtcatctcaaaacatcccttttaaAAATCCTTTCATTCAATCTTTCGAGCTAGAATCTGAAATAGTACCAATGGTTGCGAATCAAAACGCCAATCCTACTCTAAAGGAGTTAATGTATATCCACTTTTGTTAACACAcgcgcgcgcacacacacacacatatatatattcttaatttataagaaaaatgtttaaaaatatattattataaataatttttcataaaatattaacttgacattaatgctaattgaaattaaaaaaaaaaaaacaatgtcaTATTACATAAATGGATACAAACATAATATAACATCATAAAATCTCATAATATTAATttgatcaaaataaaaatattgtcTTTTATTAAAACAATGTACTAAATCACATgctaaaatttttgaaatgatctctaaaaattattatatataaagagGATTAAGAATATACTATTAGAAATGTAAGCTAACCAAAGTATGAGTATATTATTCAAATAAGAAATTATAAGCATGAAAATTTTAGTCATTgagtatattttaattattattatttgaaaaataattaaattcatttaattttatattttttaattaatcatttgtataaaaatatttttttagtaataaaatatattttaaaattttaataattctaaaaaatattataaattctatttatttaaaatataatatataaaattttataaatattattataaaaaatatattttatatttaattaattatttatataaatatgttcCGATAATATTATTTAATGATTTTAAATCTGAATCCATTGtgggtattattttttaaatttatactcatctaaaatttaattatattttgccTAATATCATTTTATTAAATTCAATCGAGCCGAATATCCACAAATACTGGATTTATTGTCATCCTACTCTCTACGTTTTGTAGTTTCTATAAAACTAAAACTAACGTATGCCGTCTTTCGAATTTCCTTTTATACGTCCATGGAAAATGGCCGCTTAGCCTTTCTTAGGGTCTGTTTGGTTTAACTATTGAATACAGCTGATAACTGTTAGTTGATAGTTattactgttagctgatagctgatagctaGCAGTTAATGATAGCTGatatgttaagtgtttggtaaaactaAATTTAGTTgttgctgttgatatgtgaaatgactaataaggatatatattatataatttattttattattgaaataaatataaaattataaatttattatattatattatttattttattattaaattaaatatacaattattaaatcaatatattatatcatttattatattattaaaatcaatataacattattaatctattatatcatataaatattttattattgaaataagaaaataattaatttcttaaaaaaataattaaataattttaaaaatataggtaaaataataaagtaattattattgttgataaagaaaaaatttataattaattttaagtttttagatataaattaatattttttattttatgttattaataaaaaatattttaataaagttgaaatgcattaattaaaatgttaaaattataaataaaaaaatataaaagtattaataatattaatttttgagttaaataaaaaagataatattgtcaaaataaaaaataaaatcaaatcagctatcagttgatgagaaacagctctaaaaatagagctgatacaaatcGCAGCTGATAGTTACTATATCAGCTACCCATCAGTTatcagttttattttttaaaattaccaAATACTCTAATTCACCAATTTGAGTATGTATTAGCTATTAGCTGCACTTAACAGATGAACCAAACACCCTTAGTAATATGAATGTAACTACATGCATAACAGTAGcaaccatttttttttaattttcttttcaattgtTTATTTCATATTTCCAACATTATTAATATTAGTAAAAGGCTATATCAACAATTTTATAGTTGtttttacttatatatatatatatatatatatatatatatatatatatatatatatatatatatatatgaataatataatttattaactaaataaatttgcatttaataaatatgaaaataaaaaattaaaaaaattaataagtggaaataaaaattttgagtaTGCATTTACCTAAAAAATAAAACAAGCTTAATTACACTCCTTTAGGAAAGTTTAATTtagataatttttaattttttttcaatttaatttaaaaattttaatttaagcataatttaacttaaaaaataagaaaaatcaagaaatttaatctcaaattaaaaaattaaactttttaatctttatttaaatcaaaaaattttacttataaatttaaaattataaattaaatttaatttaaattaaaatttttagacttacatcaaaataaaactaTAACACTAAATAAAAAAAAGTCCAACCataaaattcaagaaaaataaAAACCAATTTATGGCCTTAGTGAAACGAGGAAAGCTCGATTGACGTTATAGACAAAAACAAACTAAGAGTAGTAACGGAGGGGTCACGCAGCTAATTCACGTAGACAAAAACAAGGAAACGCATCGTTTTGAGGAGGGCAGATCAATCTCCATCATGACCGACTCAGAGTCAAGAATTAGTTATAGAAAGGCAGTTGGCGTTTGCACGCGACATATGGAAAGGCAAAGGTGTACATTATCCGAatataattgaataattaaattcaattaaaaaaatttaattatttagataaaaataaatttaatttaatttaatttttaattaataataataaaaattttttatttttaattatcattttagttattattaatttaataagtgaattaatcgaaataattaaaatttaattaattaatatattaattataattttattaatattatattatttataattattatttttatgatttttataataatatttaacttataattattattttattaatattaaattatatttattaatttatataaaaaacgattataaatatatttttactaatattttactaaataattaataatataaattatgtattttttaattaattcaaataaccgattaaatatttttatttcgattaattttaattttttttaattttaatttaatttaattaatatttttaacatcaattaataatttaattagttaaaaatttAGTCCTATTTAATACAATTAACTTAATGCTTAGGAGagtgaaaaaaaagagaaagagaggagtTTTCTTTAGTTCGTAGTCCTAGAGACGAAAGGACTTGAAAAAGAgagaataaaaagaaatttatttatttttataaatataagagtggaagaataaagaattaaatataaatctaacaagtgaatattatatttttaatgatttaattaaatcAGAATAAACGgagataaattttttaaaaaatatggtattatttaaaaaaaattaaagaaataaaaaataaaaaaagctaGTAGAAAAGGAAACAAAATTATTGATTACTTTTCTTGGTAGGAACAAACTTGTTCAACTTTGATGAGCTATGAGAGCCAATGATATTTTCCTTCACGAGACatagaaatttattttgacaaggaAGGTTTCTAGAGAGATGATCCCTTCAATACGgctaaatttttagatataaatttttatttttttaatatcaataaaGAGTGAGACTCATGATAGAGAAAATATCATTTACGACCACACAATAATTATTCCTTCAATATTTATCCTTTCTTGTCCCATGGAGCGTTCAAAATTTATCCTTTAGAGGTGTGGGTGAGTCATGGCTGTCAAATTGGTGCTCTTCATCCTATTGTTACCATGGCTCATCAAAGCATCATCACCAACATCGTCCTCTATGGCAAGGCCTGGATGTCCAGACAAGTGTGGAAACGTTACAATTCCATACCCATTTGGAATTGGAGCAGGCTGTTACATGGATCCAGGGTTTGAAGTATTCTGCAACAAATCTTCTCTCTCTCATAAACCTTACATACGTAGCATCAACCTGGAACTGCTGGAAGTTTCACTGGAAGGCACTGTTCGTGTCAACAATCCTGTGCTCTCTTCTAATTGTCAGGACAAAGCTCCTACTGCAGACGTAAGCTTATCAGGCAGCCCCTTTTCGTTTTCACGTGCTCGCAACATGTTCACAGCCCTGGGATGTGACAATCTTGCCTTGATTTACGGGCAAGACATGGTTATTGGTGGTTGCCTGTCAATTTGCAGTGTAACTGTCTACGAACCAAGCTGCAATGGGATAAATTGTTGTCAGATCACAATCCCAGCTGACATCAAGTTCATTAATGCGACGTTTAGCAGTATCTCTGCTTCTCAGGATCATGAGAAATGCAGGGTTGGCTTTATGGTTGAGGACGGCCGGTTCAATTATTCCAGTTTGATATATGGATATAGCGCCTGGGATTATGTTCCGGTTGTGTTGGAGTGGGTGATTAATAATGGGATTTGCAGGGATTCGTCTCAAAGAAACTCTACTGGGGGAAATTCAACCGAACTCTGTGTTACCAATGCTTCCTGTTCGAATAAAATTGGCAAATATTACGGATGTTCTTGCGATGAGGGCTATAAAGGAAATCCATACATTTCTTGTCAAGGTAACTCCTCTGCTAAACTAATTTAAGACTTCAAATTATGTCTGAATACCTTGTAGAGAACCCAATATCTATGGATCCCACCCTCACATATCTAAAGTTTGGAGTAAGTGACCACCATCATCGATTTTTCTAACTACCCATTCAGTAAATACTTTTAATTTAACAAATCATTAGTTTAGGAGCGACGGTGTTGTGATCTCTTATGCGggtatggtccaatgaaacaagACAGGTGGAATGGTTTGGATTAAGAAAAATGTTGAATTTAACCTCTCTACTTACTTATTAGCGAGTTCAATTTagctatttttattttaaactcaatttagcttctaaattaaatttatgagctaaatttattaatttttttatttatattaaaaaatcaagaattttttattttgaaactaaatttcttgatttcttgatttaaatCTCAAATTCAAGAAGATcaatttcttcatttttttttttaatttttgggctaaattaagtttaaattgaaatttctaatctaaattagacaaaaaattaaaaattaactaaattgaaCTTCTTTAATAAGTATAAAAGTGTACTCGAGCTTTAAGCCGTTTTGATGATTTCTCTACTAGTTAAGTTAGTCATCTAATAGACTTTGAATGTTGCAAAGAAGGAAAAAGATCAAATAATGAGCCTATATACTTTCAGTCAATGATCAAATAAATTGATACACAAAAATGAATTTCAGAGAACACCTATAGCAATACCCAATGTTTATTACTCAGAAGATGATTAATAATATTCTGCACATGGGTATTTAGTAGCTATACATCACAAGAACATTAACACTTTTACATCAGCTAATCATTGATTTCCAAGTGTCTTCACAGCTCACGCTAGCTAATAACCTTGCAACAGCCATAAGCTCAACACACCGTTTAACTAAACCCCTATACACCATTTCATCCTTATTCCTTATTATCATATCAATTTTCCCCACCTAAGATTTCTTGTCCTCAAGGAAGAAAGATGGAAACGAGTTATAAAGTTGAAGTTAAGTGACCACCAGAAGAAGAAGCATGAAATATGTGGCCAGGGACTATTAGTGTGAATTATTGCTTTGTCCTATCTTTAAGTTCCTTTTTAGTAGAAGTTGTTGGTCTGCCACAACATTTGTTGTGCACAGTTTACCCTTTCAACATTAGGTTATATTCGCGGCCATGTCATTTTTCACTATcattaataaataaatcatcattacaagctcaaattataccattcatcaacccaattacacctAAAAGAATCCACATTACATAATTATTTATAGTAAATACATTAATTAGTTCTCTTAGTTTCTTCTAGacataatctaatatatttactactttaactaATACACCACAGGAGGTGTCTTTAATTacatgggcaagagccctctcatcAACAGACAAAAATTCCTTCTTCTTGAATTATATGTCATTTCTCCACCTTAGGCTAAAGTCTCTATCCAAAATAGGCGACAACCCGTCTATTGGCAAAGACACTTTCTTCAATGGGCAAAGTCACTCCCTATGCGTAAAGCCAAATAACTTTTCCactattctcctatttatagtgttaattctctcAATTTTAATCTGATTAAAAGttccactcaatttaggaataaaacTAAAATAAGAATTTTACTCTATATAAGAAATATTCATtcatcctattgaggaatatttctcctaCTCAAATTAAGAAAGAGTTTTTTAAATCAACTAAGATTTTGAGCCATAAATCTAACAATCTCTACCTTGACACAAAATTTATTAACTACTACATACCTCAAATTTTTTTGTGTcatcaaattattaaatttccATACTTAAGCTTAAACTCTTCAAATCTCCATTTTTCAATCTTCATCTTTGGTATATCTTGCTTCTTTATTTAGAAATCTTCATGTCATCAACTTTCTTGACTTTGCATCAAGAGCTCCATCTTAATTTCAACTCTCCACGATAATCATTGTTGCATATGCAACTTTCTATATGTCACAATAGCTTCACCTTCAATTAAACTCACCAAGATTAACCCGAAGCTTTGATACTAATTGTTATGCACTGTAGAAgcgtgaaaattaaaaaaaaaataaagcaaacacaCAAAACACTAATACTTATATGGTTTACCTTCTCAACATAGGGCTATATCTATGGTCATGCTATCTTccactatcatcaataaataaatcatcattacaagcccAAATTTTACTACCTATCAACCCAATTACACACAAGAGAACCTACATTACATAATTGCTCAtagaaaatatattagttaatcctCTTAATCTCATTTAAACataacttaatatatttattattttaacaacTACACCACAAGGGATGTTTTCAACCACATTGGCAAGAACTCTCTCATCAATTGACAATAATTCCTTCCTCTTAAAATTTTTGTCTTTTCTCCACCTAAAGCCAAAACCTTTCTTTACAATGGGTGATAACTCCTCTCTATTGGCAAAACCACTATCTTTAATGGACAAAGCCAAATAAATTTTTCACCATTCTCCCATTTTATAATGTTAATTCTTTCAATCCTAATATGATTAGAAGTCTcactcaatttaaaaataatattaaaataaaagttctactttatataggaaatattcATTCATCTTATTGAGGAATattctattgaggaatatttctctcaCTCAAATTAGAAAGTGTCTtctaaatcaactaaaattttaggtcataaaTTTAACAGCATTGACATTTTTTATGCAATAAGAACACACTTTGCACCCCATCACATCTCTTTCTCTGCCTTTTCCATTTCTCAAACTCATCTTCTTTGAAGATAATATAatgaacccaaaatcattatcgtCCAAATCAAGCCCATCACAATCACCATAATTTCTTATCACCCCAGCCTACAACATTTCAAATATTAATTGTTCAATAGCATCTTTTGTAATGAAACATATTTATAGGGCTGAATATGTACTGATAAAGACCCTTCTTTCAGACTGATTCGATGATCATGAGCACGTGAAAGAGGCAAGGTTTTGGGATCTTGAAATATATCATCATATTCTAATAAAAGTGCCTCCTTTTCAAGCTATGGTTGCTCCCTTTTAATTACAAAACACTGCTATTGTTCTAGGTCCCCAAAACAGAGAGAATTTATAAATAGCTTCCCACTTATCATTTTTAAACAATTTAGAATACTGTATATCAATCAATATACACAAGTTTTGCTTCTGGCATTTCCCTTCGCAATCTCCCCATACTACATTTAAGGACAATTGTGTATTAGTTACAATAGTGTTTTCTTCTACTCCTTCATTCAACTCTGTATCCTCACTATCCATCTCCTTATTTGTGATTCTTGGATTCTTAACTGGAAATTGGTTTTATTTAGTTACTGAATGATTCAATAACAAACCTGGCAACTCTTCTAGTAAGGTACCCGCTATATTGACTAGTTTGGAGTTTTGGAGTTGTGGGTTATTGGCTTAGGATTAGGGTTAACAGAACAGCTAGAAGTCTTGCATACAAGTTTGGGTTTATTTTGAATCGCAGCCAATGTGATTTCTTGCAATCTTGTAAGTGAGTAAGCTTCAGCAAGGGTTCGTGGATTAAACATTTGAACCAGCCTTTGCAATTCATCAATTAACTCGGAAAGGAAGAAACCCAAGGCTTGACTTCCTGTATACCAACCTTAGGATACTTTTCATCAAAAGAATCAAGTTATTCTTGTAGAGAACTTACTTGTTTCAAGTTCCTTAAGTCAATTAATGAATCTTCATAAACTTTGCCTCTAAATCTTCCATTGTCAGTTCTCCCAATTTCGTCAGTGTTCTTGTCACCTACCCATTCCACATTCTGCAAACTAAGAACCGCAATCAAAGATTTGATTTCATCTAGGGCTTTCTCATTTTGGAACTCATATTCCCTCTGCAATGTTTCCTGCTGAAGGACGAACCCCTGAATCATTGTCGTAATTCTTCGTTCCCACTCATGAGAACTTGTTCCTTTTGCCATAGCTGAGAATCGAGTGGCTCTAATGCCACTGATACACGAAAATGAATTTCAAAGAACACCAACAACAATGCCCGATGTTTATTACTCATAAGATGATTAACAGTAttttgtacatgggtatttatcgGCTATACATCACAAGAACATTAACACTTTTACATCAGCTAATTATTGATTTCCACGTGTCTTCCTAGGTTATGCTAGTTAACAACCTTGCCACAGCCATAAGCTCAACACACTATTTCGTCCTTATTCCTTGTTatgtatcataaatccaaaattaAGTTTTAGACTAAATAAATTCATgtgttatttaatatttaaaattaaaaaaatattttattatttaaaaataatattttatcaagTGATGATTTATTTGACTTGAATTAGaaaatataagaatttatttGGTCTTCGACTTAAATATTTGTTACTTGGAGGTTATGAGTTCCAACCACGAAAATAGTGCACTAAAATTGTTTATAAAAAGAATAGTGCACAAAAATTCATATTTCAGTCAGCgttcaataaaataaaaatgtgaataaatgaaaattattctATATGATGAAATTCTCATATTTATGCCTCCCTCATAAATAAAAATAGCTAAACCCACAAATATTTGGTATTTCATAAGAATTTTCCTTAATtcttcatttattattattattttttatttatcatgAGCAGTGTTGGAATTAAATCCTCCATTTTTTTGAGGAATTCATTAAAGTAAATCCCATTTTCTCTTCCGAAACACAGCATAAGAGAATTTTATTTACTTTTCTCAATTTGCCTGCACCAGATATCAATGAATGTGATGATCCAAGTCTAAATAGGTGCACAGGTGTATCAAAATGTGAAAACACAGCAGGAAGCTACAATTGCCTACCAATGGGCGACTATCGCTATTCCACAGTAACGGTGATCATTATTGGTATCTCTTCGCCTTACCATATTCTTgccttttattttatattttagtttattttttcatttttctttttattaatttagtCATTCTTCATTGATATCGTGACCTTCTGCACATGCATGTTCACTTTACTTGCTTTGTGCTGAATTATTCAACTAATAAATGGGTAGCTAGAATTCAAACTATGCACCTTTTGATCTGACATGTCAATACATAACTTAACCTACAAGCTTAAACTCGTAGGTAAGACTTCGAGAATAGTTTCATATCTCAATCATCTCTGTACAGGTATAAGTTCTGGTCTTGGGCTACTTTTCCTGATAGTTGGCTCATGGTGGCTATACAAGGTATTAAAAAGGCGAAAAGATTTCAATCGCAGGCAAAAGTTCTTTAGAAGGAACGGTGGTCTACTTCTGGAACAACAACTATCTTCGTCTGAAAGTAGTGTCGAAAAAACAATGTTTACCTCGAAGGAGCTAGACAAGGCCACAGACCATTATAACGAGAATCGAATCCTTGGCCAAGGAGGCCAAGGCACAGTATATAAAGGGATGTTGTCTGATGGAAAGCTGGTTGCAATTAAAAAATCAAAACTAGTGGACGCCAGTAAACTTGAGCAGTTTATCAATGAAGTGGTGATTCTGTCACAGATTAACCACAGAAATGTTGTTAAGCTCCTAGGCTGTTGCTTGGAGACAGAAGTTCCTTTATTAGTTTATGAGTTCATTCCTAATGGAACACTCTTCCAACATTTACATGACCCTAATGAAGAGTTTCCAATTACATGGGAAATGCGTCTACGGATTGCTGCAGAAGTTGCAGGTGCTCTGTCTTATTTGCATTCAGCAGCTTCCATGCCTATTTACCATCGAGATATCAAGTCTTCAAACATTCTCTTGGACATCAAATATAGAGCAAAAGTTTCTGATTTTGGCACCTCAAAATCAATTGCAATTGATCAAACACATGTGACCACTCGAGTACAAGGGACTTTTGGATATTTGGATCCTGAATACTTTCAATCAAGTCAATTCACAGAAAAGAGCGATGTTTATAGCTTTGGAGTAGTTCTTGTTGAGCTTTTAACTGGACAAAAGCCGATTTCTTGGATGCGATCTGTTGAAGAGAGAAGTTTAGTAACATATTTCTTACTGTCAATGGAGCAAAATCGTTTGTTTGAAATTCTTGATGCTCGAGTTCTTAAAGAAGGAGGGAAGGAAGAGATTATAGCAGTTGCTAAACTAGCAAAAAGGTGCTTGAACTTGAATGGAAAGAAGAGGCCTACAATGAAAGCAATTGTAATGGAATTGGAAGGAATTAGAGCATCACATGGAACTTGTTCAATCACTGAACATGATGATGAGTATGAAGAGATTGATTTTTCTCAGGGTGATTACACTGCTCAATGGGATGTGGCTTCTTCTTCAACAGTGTCACTTGGAAATAGTAGTGCACCTGTGACGTCAGATGGGCAACCTTTACTTTCTAGTTCCTGATGATGAAAGGTAGGATTTCAGGTATGCCTTTGATCCATTGCTTGGAcatgtatatgtataaatatttgatTTTATAGCATTTATAGTTGTCATGTGGTGCCCTAGTTTTATGAGTTTTATGTATAATTTGACTAATCCAATTGTAAGGCAGAGCCCTATCTTCAGCCTAAGTAATATGTACAATATttgatattttatgttatattttgctTAATTCCAAGAATTTTACCAGTGCACTTATTTACTAATGTGGTGTGTTTGGGAACGTGGTTTTAATATGCTTTTCATAAAAACATcagtttaatataattataaaaaaagtcCAAACCTTTCTGTATTTAATTTGGTAATCTAAAACCTTTAAATTTTGGTTAAAAAAAGTTAAAtttctaaaaattattaaaattttatctaattttctTCAATCGAATTCTAAATTCTATTTTTCGATTTGTTTATAATTATCATTAAAAATCTAACTTTttcataataatttcattttgataGTGACGAGATTTGATGGTAGTGAGGAAAGATAGCTAATTTGTAACTAAGACCATCCAATTTGATCAAATGGCTAAGAGTTTTGATGACTCATGGATAACAAATTATTTtgctataaaaaatttataaatttatttggaaTTATTTTTTAAACTGCTATTAATAAATCACTATCtcaaatatattagttaattcaGTTATAAAAACAACAAAAACAgttccataatttttttaaataactatTTTAACGTCATATAAAAGGCCTAATCACAAAAATAAGTTAAAACTTTTTGTATTTTTACAATCTAATTTAAACGTTTAAATCCTGGTATAATTGAccagatttttaaattttataaaaattttattcaaaatttgcaaaatttttaaaaattgttataattttatctaatttttctaaacatGTCATTTCTAAATTCTATTTTTCGATTTGTTTATAATTATCATTAAAAATCTAACTTTttcataataatttcattttgataGTGACGAGATTTGATGGTAGTGAGGAAAGATAGCTAATTTGTAACTAAGACCATCCAATTTGATCAAATGGCTAAGAGTTTTGATGACTCAT carries:
- the LOC110642446 gene encoding wall-associated receptor kinase-like 8, which codes for MAVKLVLFILLLPWLIKASSPTSSSMARPGCPDKCGNVTIPYPFGIGAGCYMDPGFEVFCNKSSLSHKPYIRSINLELLEVSLEGTVRVNNPVLSSNCQDKAPTADVSLSGSPFSFSRARNMFTALGCDNLALIYGQDMVIGGCLSICSVTVYEPSCNGINCCQITIPADIKFINATFSSISASQDHEKCRVGFMVEDGRFNYSSLIYGYSAWDYVPVVLEWVINNGICRDSSQRNSTGGNSTELCVTNASCSNKIGKYYGCSCDEGYKGNPYISCQDINECDDPSLNRCTGVSKCENTAGSYNCLPMGDYRYSTTSRIVSYLNHLCTGISSGLGLLFLIVGSWWLYKVLKRRKDFNRRQKFFRRNGGLLLEQQLSSSESSVEKTMFTSKELDKATDHYNENRILGQGGQGTVYKGMLSDGKLVAIKKSKLVDASKLEQFINEVVILSQINHRNVVKLLGCCLETEVPLLVYEFIPNGTLFQHLHDPNEEFPITWEMRLRIAAEVAGALSYLHSAASMPIYHRDIKSSNILLDIKYRAKVSDFGTSKSIAIDQTHVTTRVQGTFGYLDPEYFQSSQFTEKSDVYSFGVVLVELLTGQKPISWMRSVEERSLVTYFLLSMEQNRLFEILDARVLKEGGKEEIIAVAKLAKRCLNLNGKKRPTMKAIVMELEGIRASHGTCSITEHDDEYEEIDFSQGDYTAQWDVASSSTVSLGNSSAPVTSDGQPLLSSS